The Cucumis melo cultivar AY chromosome 5, USDA_Cmelo_AY_1.0, whole genome shotgun sequence genome has a segment encoding these proteins:
- the LOC103491449 gene encoding molybdopterin synthase catalytic subunit, whose protein sequence is MASEERTLVEILEENIPIDMAKYITFVSAPQAGAISTFSGTTRDNFEGKTVVELRYEAYVPMAIRSIKSICSSARSSWNLHSIAVAHRLGPVPVGGVSVFIAVSAVHRADAMDCCRFVIDELKACVPIWKKEVYDNGEVWKENSEFTDRRLELVNKEGHDHDENETAVVRHNRKSCCGSKVKAMNEEPSNCIISSDHEEGNHQHNVKNENENEEAQLQRNIRKSCCGSKVKLNE, encoded by the coding sequence ATGGCTTCGGAGGAGAGAACTCTTGTTGAAATTTTGGAAGAGAACATTCCCATAGACATGGCCAAATACATCACGTTCGTTAGTGCTCCCCAGGCTGGCGCTATCTCTACATTTTCAGGTACTACTCGGGACAATTTTGAAGGCAAGACGGTGGTCGAATTGCGGTATGAGGCTTATGTACCAATGGCTATCCGGAGCATCAAATCCATATGTTCATCAGCTAGATCGTCTTGGAACCTCCATTCGATCGCAGTTGCCCACCGCCTAGGTCCTGTTCCTGTTGGGGGGGTTAGCGTTTTCATTGCTGTTTCAGCTGTTCATCGTGCTGATGCTATGGATTGTTGCCGTTTTGTGATTGATGAACTTAAGGCTTGCGTGCCAATATGGAAAAAGGAGGTTTATGATAATGGGGAGGTTTGGAAGGAGAATTCTGAGTTCACGGATAGAAGATTGGAGCTTGTGAATAAGGAAGGACATGATCACGATGAAAATGAAACTGCAGTTGTAAGGCATAACAGGAAAAGCTGCTGTGGCTCAAAGGTTAAGGCAATGAATGAAGAACCGTCTAACTGTATTATTAGTTCAGATCATGAAGAAGGCAACCACCAACACAATGTtaagaatgaaaatgaaaatgaagaagCTCAACTTCAAAGGAATATCAGGAAAAGCTGTTGTGGTTCAAAGGTTAAGCTGAATGAATGA
- the LOC103491454 gene encoding pectinesterase PPME1-like — MKLCMDALAITRLVTFLATFTTILAVSTPIPVEKSQIDAWFSQNVKPLADRKAELDPALVAAEENATIIKVMSDGTGDFKTITEAIASVPADNKKRVMISIGDGIYKEKLKIDRNKPFVTLYGSPKGMPKLTFDGDAAKFGTVYSATLIVEADYFTAANLVIENSSPRPDGVRKGAQALAARFMGTKAAIYNCKFTGFQDTLCDDDGLHFYKDCFIQGTVDFIFGKGTSLYVNTQLDVAGDGGLAVITAHSREQESDGSGYSFVHCSITGTGGKNTFLGRAWMPRSRVVFAYTTMADIIHPEGWNDMKHAGFDKTVMFGEYKCSGPGSVSTGRVSYGKQLSDAEVNPFLSLAYVQSEKWLLPPPNPQV; from the exons atgaaacttTGCATGGATGCACTCGCTATTACAAGATTGGTAACTTTCCTAGCAACTTTTACAACCATCTTGGCCGTCTCGACCCCGATCCCGGTTGAGAAGTCGCAAATAGACGCGTGGTTTTCTCAAAATGTGAAGCCGTTAGCCGATCGTAAGGCGGAGCTTGATCCTGCTTTGGTGGCTGCGGAAGAAAATGCAACCATAATTAAAGTAATGAGCGATGGAACAGGAGATTTCAAGACAATCACTGAAGCTATTGCGAGCGTGCCAGCAGACAACAAGAAACGTGTAATGATTTCGATTGGAGATGGCATTTATAAGGAGAAGCTTAAGATCGATAGAAATAAGCCTTTTGTTACTCTTTATGGCTCTCCGAAGGGTATGCCTAAGTTGACTTTTGATGGCGATGCTGCCAAATTCGGCACCGTTTATAGTGCTACCTTGATTGTTGAAGCGGATTATTTCACTGCAGCTAATCTGGTCATTGAG AATTCATCACCGAGGCCAGATGGGGTAAGAAAAGGAGCACAAGCATTAGCGGCAAGATTTATGGGAACTAAAGCTGCAATTTACAATTGCAAATTCACTGGATTTCAAGATACCCTTTGCGATGACGATGGTTTACATTTCTACAAAGATTGCTTCATTCAAGGAACCGttgatttcatttttggaaAAGGAACTTCCCTCTATGTg AACACTCAATTGGATGTGGCGGGGGACGGAGGATTAGCAGTAATAACAGCCCATTCAAGAGAACAAGAATCTGACGGTAGTGGATATTCGTTTGTGCATTGCAGTATTACTGGAACTGGCGGTAAAAACACTTTTTTGGGAAGAGCTTGGATGCCAAGATCTAGAGTTGTCTTTGCCTACACTACAATGGCTGATATCATTCATCCTGAAGGCTGGAACGACATGAAACATGCTGGTTTCGACAA GACAGTTATGTTTGGAGAATACAAATGTTCGGGGCCAGGATCAGTGTCGACCGGACGTGTATCCTATGGCAAGCAATTGAGTGATGCAGAAGTGAATCCATTTCTTAGTCTCGCATATGTGCAAAGTGAGAAATGGTTGCTTCCTCCTCCCAATCCTCAAGTTTAG